The following coding sequences lie in one Paracidovorax avenae genomic window:
- the bla gene encoding class A beta-lactamase: MAVLRRTWMVAAVCGAAAPWVPDAWAEGKKSMGSAAGAFARAVQEVEASVGGRLGVALLDMATGRQDAHRGDERFPLCSTFKLLLAAHVLRRVDQGQERLDRRISYRQSDLVEYSPATERHADGDGMTVEQLCEAAVTLSDNTAANLLLGTQGGPLELTAWLRSLGDTQTRLDRMEPGLNDVPPGEVRDTTTPRAMAHTVWAVTQGEALSAAARARMLAWLVGNRTGDRRLRAGMPDGWRIGEKTGTGPRGTSNDAGLFWPPDRSAVMVSCYLTGSPAPAERRDAAIARVGTLAARWALEGAAPAVRG, encoded by the coding sequence ATGGCGGTGCTGAGACGGACGTGGATGGTGGCGGCGGTGTGTGGGGCAGCGGCCCCGTGGGTGCCCGACGCGTGGGCCGAGGGCAAGAAATCCATGGGGTCCGCTGCGGGCGCATTCGCCCGCGCGGTGCAGGAGGTCGAAGCGTCCGTGGGAGGACGCCTGGGGGTGGCGCTGCTCGACATGGCCACCGGGCGCCAGGACGCGCACCGGGGCGACGAACGGTTTCCCCTGTGCAGCACGTTCAAGCTGCTGCTCGCGGCGCACGTGCTGCGGCGCGTGGACCAGGGGCAGGAACGGCTGGACCGCCGCATCAGCTACCGCCAATCCGACCTGGTGGAATATTCGCCGGCGACGGAGCGCCATGCGGACGGCGATGGCATGACCGTGGAGCAGCTGTGCGAGGCGGCCGTCACGCTCAGCGACAACACGGCCGCCAACCTGCTGCTGGGCACGCAGGGCGGGCCACTCGAACTCACGGCCTGGCTGCGGTCGCTGGGCGACACACAGACCCGGCTGGACCGCATGGAGCCCGGGCTCAACGATGTGCCCCCCGGGGAGGTGCGCGATACCACCACGCCCCGTGCCATGGCCCACACCGTGTGGGCCGTCACCCAGGGGGAGGCGCTTTCCGCCGCGGCGCGCGCGCGGATGCTCGCCTGGCTCGTGGGCAACCGCACAGGCGACCGGCGCCTGCGGGCCGGCATGCCGGATGGCTGGCGCATCGGCGAGAAAACGGGCACCGGTCCGCGCGGGACCAGCAACGACGCCGGCCTGTTCTGGCCGCCGGACCGCAGTGCGGTGATGGTGAGCTGCTACCTGACGGGCAGCCCGGCGCCCGCGGAGCGGCGCGATGCCGCGATCGCCCGGGTCGGCACGCTGGCCGCACGCTGGGCCCTGGAGGGCGCAGCCCCCGCGGTCAGGGGCTGA
- the argA gene encoding amino-acid N-acetyltransferase, producing the protein MSAVFNFTFVPWFRSVAPYIHKFRHQTFVIALTGEAIAAGKLQAIAQDLAMIQAMGVKIVLVHGFRPQVNEQLAAKGHAARYSHGIRITDSVALDCAQEAAGQLRYEIEAAFSQGLPNTPMAGSTVRVISGNFITARPVGIVDGVDFKHSGLVRKVDVAGIRRSLEMDALVLISPFGFSPTGEAFNLTMEEVATSVSIALKADKLVFVCEVPGIRTDPDQPESEDNPIDTELPLAQARQMLARVPPGQKPTDTAFYLQHCVKACQNGVERSHIIPFAVDGALLLEIYVHDGIGTMVVDEKLEELREATPDDVGGILQLIEPFEKDGTLVKRDRTEIERDVANYTIIEHDGVIFGCAALYPYPEAGTAEMAAVTVSPQSQGTGDGEKLLKRIEQRARAMGLKSLFVLTTRTMHWFIKRGFQPVDPDWLPEARKKKYNWDRRSQVLVKTL; encoded by the coding sequence ATGTCCGCTGTCTTCAATTTCACCTTCGTGCCCTGGTTCCGGTCGGTGGCGCCCTACATCCACAAGTTCCGCCACCAGACCTTCGTGATCGCGCTCACGGGCGAGGCCATCGCGGCAGGCAAGCTGCAGGCGATCGCGCAGGACCTGGCGATGATCCAGGCCATGGGCGTGAAGATCGTGCTGGTGCATGGCTTCCGGCCACAGGTGAACGAACAATTGGCGGCCAAGGGGCATGCGGCGCGTTATTCGCACGGCATCCGCATCACGGATTCCGTGGCACTGGACTGCGCACAGGAAGCGGCCGGGCAACTGCGCTACGAGATCGAGGCCGCATTCAGCCAGGGCCTGCCCAATACCCCGATGGCGGGCTCCACCGTGCGCGTGATCTCGGGCAACTTCATCACCGCGCGCCCCGTGGGCATCGTGGACGGCGTGGATTTCAAGCATTCGGGGCTAGTGCGCAAGGTGGACGTGGCGGGCATCCGCCGTTCGCTGGAGATGGACGCGCTGGTGCTGATCTCGCCCTTCGGCTTCTCGCCCACCGGCGAGGCTTTCAACCTCACGATGGAGGAAGTGGCGACATCCGTTTCCATCGCGCTCAAGGCGGACAAGCTCGTCTTCGTCTGCGAGGTGCCGGGCATTCGCACCGACCCCGACCAGCCCGAGAGCGAGGACAACCCCATCGATACCGAACTGCCACTGGCGCAGGCACGGCAGATGCTGGCCCGCGTGCCCCCGGGCCAGAAGCCGACGGACACGGCCTTCTACCTGCAGCACTGCGTGAAGGCCTGCCAGAACGGCGTGGAGCGCAGCCACATCATTCCGTTCGCGGTGGACGGCGCGCTGCTGCTGGAAATCTACGTGCACGACGGCATCGGCACCATGGTGGTGGACGAAAAGCTCGAGGAACTGCGCGAGGCCACGCCGGACGACGTGGGCGGCATCCTGCAGCTCATCGAGCCGTTCGAGAAGGACGGCACGCTGGTCAAGCGCGACCGCACCGAGATCGAGCGCGATGTCGCCAACTACACCATCATCGAGCACGACGGCGTGATCTTCGGCTGCGCCGCGCTCTACCCGTATCCGGAAGCCGGCACCGCCGAGATGGCCGCCGTCACGGTGTCGCCGCAGAGCCAGGGCACGGGCGACGGGGAAAAGCTGCTCAAGCGCATCGAGCAGCGCGCCCGCGCGATGGGCCTGAAGAGCCTGTTCGTGCTCACCACCCGCACGATGCACTGGTTCATCAAGCGCGGCTTCCAGCCGGTGGATCCGGACTGGCTGCCCGAGGCCCGCAAGAAGAAATACAACTGGGACCGCCGCAGCCAGGTCCTGGTGAAGACGCTCTGA
- the hrpA gene encoding ATP-dependent RNA helicase HrpA, whose protein sequence is MTGSAPPKSPIPQPAPSAPPRREAPAAPLRIEFPPGLPVSGKREEIMAAMQAHQVIIVCGETGSGKTTQLPKIALALGRGKCNARPGEKGRLIGHTQPRRIAASSVAKRIAEELQTPLGDVVGYKVRFQDRLSRDASVKLMTDGILLAETQTDPLLTAYDTIIIDEAHERSLNIDFLLGYLRQILPRRPDLKIVVTSATIDAERFAKHFESAKGPAPVIYVSGRTFPVEQRYRPFEESRDYGLNEAISDGVDELWAGNAAGDILVFLPGEREIREAADHLRKHLAHQPVMRGAEVLPLFARLSQAEQDRIFEGHTGRRIVLATNVAETSLTVPGIRYVIDAGTARVKRYSFRSKVEQLLIEPVSQAAANQRAGRCGRVANGICIRLYDEPDFNSRPRFTDPEILRSSLAGVILRMKSLHLGDVAQFPFIEAPSGRAIADGYQLLAELGAVDDANELTPMGVELSRLPLDPRVGRMILEARDRQALDEVLVIASALSVQDVRDRPLEAQQQADQAHAKFDDEKSEFSGYLKLWKWINEARGGAPSLPSARAQRDAARKGAPSQAVLPVAQRQARGSADAAAPAVAAAASVPASAPTHKLSNRQYESLLRQNFISVRRLREWRDIHTQLLTVVTEHRWRLNTQPASYEQIHRSMLAGLLGNIGVKSEEEDWYLGARGIKFYKHPGAHLSKKPGRWIVAAELVETTRLFGRGIAAIEPQWIEEMGGHLLKKQMLDPHWERKAAQVTALERATLYGIVIYNNRRVNFGKVDPRTAREIFLREALVGDQWPQDWERRLPFLTANRKLIAKVEELEHKSRRQDVLVDEELIYAFYDQQVPADICTGADFESWYREASRVKPDLLKLTRDELMRHEAAGITTSAFPRVVRLGGVDCAATYLHEPGDSRDGVTVTVPLFVLNQVSEERCEWLVPGMLKDKIQALLKSLPQRPRSRFVPLPDNAARLAELLGTPERFGQGSLVDVLLKQVRDETSLDVKRADFKLDMLSPHLFMNFRVVHEDGRQLGQGRNLGALKAEWGAKARGAFQALAGLKLGGAATDAERSAAPAGDVPAARAGQGEAHGRHADGRAASAAGKPASAGPAAAPAPAAVPAGQRYTAWTFGELPELMEIRKGGQTLIGFPALIDGGDAVTIEVFDEPGVAAARHRAGLRRLFALQIKDALKYLEKNIPDMQKMAVAYMPLGTQEELRAQIIDVALDRAFLVDPLPTTEADFQRRVQEGRGRLTLIANEVARLAGAILLEYAAAARKIKDTKGAPEATQDAQQQLQRLIPKNFLAVAPWSQLAHFPRYLKAITLRLDKVRADPARDATRLAELRPQEQRYWRLVAERKGQVDARMQEFRWLLEELRVSFFAQELRTPQPVSVKRLDKLWAQINS, encoded by the coding sequence ATGACAGGTTCCGCGCCCCCGAAATCCCCCATCCCCCAGCCCGCCCCGTCCGCACCGCCACGCCGTGAGGCCCCGGCCGCACCGCTGCGCATCGAGTTCCCGCCCGGCCTGCCGGTCTCGGGCAAGCGCGAAGAGATCATGGCCGCGATGCAGGCCCACCAGGTCATCATCGTCTGCGGCGAGACCGGCTCGGGCAAGACCACGCAGCTGCCCAAGATCGCGCTGGCGCTCGGCCGCGGCAAATGCAACGCCAGGCCGGGCGAGAAGGGCCGCCTGATCGGCCATACGCAGCCGCGGCGGATCGCGGCCAGCAGCGTTGCCAAGCGCATCGCCGAAGAGCTGCAGACGCCGCTCGGCGACGTCGTGGGCTACAAGGTGCGCTTCCAGGACCGCCTGTCGCGCGATGCCTCCGTCAAGCTCATGACGGACGGCATCCTGCTCGCCGAGACGCAGACCGACCCGCTGCTGACGGCCTACGACACGATCATCATCGACGAGGCGCACGAGCGCAGCCTGAACATCGACTTCCTGCTCGGCTACCTCCGCCAGATCCTGCCGCGCCGGCCCGACCTGAAAATCGTGGTCACCTCGGCCACCATCGATGCCGAGCGGTTCGCGAAGCACTTCGAGTCGGCGAAGGGGCCTGCACCCGTCATCTACGTGTCCGGCCGCACCTTCCCGGTGGAGCAGCGGTACCGGCCCTTCGAGGAAAGCCGCGACTACGGCTTGAACGAAGCCATCTCCGACGGCGTGGACGAGCTCTGGGCGGGCAACGCCGCGGGCGACATCCTGGTCTTCCTGCCGGGCGAGCGCGAGATCCGCGAGGCGGCCGACCACCTGCGCAAGCACCTGGCCCACCAGCCGGTGATGCGCGGCGCCGAAGTGCTGCCGCTGTTCGCGCGCCTCTCGCAGGCCGAGCAGGACCGCATCTTCGAAGGCCACACCGGCCGCCGCATCGTGCTGGCCACCAACGTGGCCGAGACATCGCTCACGGTGCCGGGCATCCGCTACGTGATCGACGCCGGCACCGCGCGCGTGAAGCGCTACAGCTTTCGCAGCAAGGTCGAGCAACTGCTGATCGAGCCCGTGAGCCAGGCGGCAGCCAACCAGCGGGCGGGCCGCTGCGGCCGCGTGGCCAACGGCATCTGCATCCGGCTCTACGACGAGCCCGACTTCAACAGCCGGCCGCGCTTCACCGACCCGGAAATCCTGCGCTCCTCGCTGGCCGGTGTGATCCTGCGCATGAAGTCGCTGCACCTGGGCGACGTGGCGCAGTTCCCGTTCATCGAGGCACCCTCGGGCCGCGCGATCGCCGACGGCTACCAGCTGCTGGCCGAACTGGGCGCGGTGGACGATGCCAATGAACTCACGCCCATGGGCGTGGAACTCTCGCGACTGCCGCTCGACCCGCGCGTGGGCCGCATGATTCTCGAGGCGCGCGACCGCCAGGCACTGGACGAAGTGCTGGTGATCGCCTCGGCCCTGTCGGTGCAGGACGTGCGGGACCGGCCGCTCGAAGCCCAGCAGCAGGCCGACCAGGCCCATGCCAAGTTCGACGACGAGAAGAGCGAATTCAGCGGCTACCTCAAGCTCTGGAAGTGGATCAACGAGGCCCGCGGCGGCGCGCCGAGCCTGCCGTCGGCACGGGCGCAGCGCGATGCCGCGCGCAAGGGGGCACCCTCGCAGGCCGTGCTGCCCGTGGCGCAGCGCCAGGCACGCGGCAGTGCCGACGCAGCCGCGCCCGCAGTGGCCGCCGCGGCGTCCGTGCCGGCCTCCGCACCCACCCACAAGCTCAGCAACCGGCAGTACGAATCGCTGCTGCGCCAGAACTTCATCAGCGTGCGGCGCCTGCGCGAATGGCGCGACATCCACACGCAATTGCTCACCGTGGTCACCGAGCACCGCTGGCGCCTCAACACCCAGCCGGCCAGCTACGAGCAGATCCACCGCTCCATGCTCGCCGGGCTGCTGGGCAACATCGGCGTGAAGAGCGAGGAGGAAGACTGGTACCTCGGCGCGCGCGGCATCAAGTTCTACAAGCATCCCGGGGCGCACCTGTCGAAGAAGCCCGGGCGCTGGATCGTGGCGGCGGAACTGGTGGAGACCACGCGCCTCTTCGGGCGCGGCATCGCTGCCATCGAGCCGCAGTGGATCGAGGAGATGGGCGGCCACCTGCTCAAGAAGCAGATGCTGGACCCGCACTGGGAGCGCAAGGCCGCGCAGGTGACGGCGCTGGAGCGCGCCACGCTCTACGGCATCGTCATCTACAACAACCGCCGCGTGAATTTCGGCAAGGTGGACCCGCGCACCGCCCGGGAAATCTTCCTGCGCGAGGCGCTGGTGGGCGACCAGTGGCCGCAGGACTGGGAGCGGCGCCTGCCGTTCCTGACGGCCAACCGCAAGCTGATCGCCAAGGTGGAGGAGCTGGAGCACAAGTCGCGGCGCCAGGACGTGCTGGTGGACGAAGAGCTCATCTACGCCTTCTACGACCAGCAGGTGCCCGCCGACATCTGCACCGGTGCCGATTTCGAATCCTGGTACCGCGAGGCCAGCCGCGTGAAGCCGGACCTGCTCAAGCTCACGCGCGATGAGCTGATGCGCCACGAGGCCGCCGGCATCACCACCAGCGCCTTCCCGCGGGTGGTGCGGCTGGGCGGCGTGGACTGCGCGGCCACCTACCTGCACGAACCCGGCGACTCGCGCGATGGCGTCACCGTCACGGTGCCGCTCTTCGTGCTCAACCAGGTCAGCGAAGAGCGCTGCGAATGGCTGGTGCCGGGCATGCTCAAGGACAAGATCCAGGCACTGCTCAAGAGCCTGCCGCAGCGCCCGCGCAGCCGCTTCGTGCCCTTGCCGGACAACGCTGCGCGCCTGGCCGAACTGCTGGGCACGCCCGAGCGCTTCGGGCAGGGCAGCTTGGTGGACGTGCTGCTCAAGCAGGTGCGTGACGAGACCTCGCTCGACGTGAAGCGGGCGGATTTCAAGCTCGACATGCTGAGCCCGCACCTGTTCATGAACTTCCGCGTGGTGCACGAGGATGGCCGGCAGCTCGGCCAGGGGCGCAATCTGGGTGCACTCAAGGCCGAATGGGGCGCCAAGGCCCGGGGCGCGTTCCAGGCCCTGGCGGGGCTCAAGCTCGGGGGGGCTGCCACGGATGCCGAGCGCAGCGCGGCGCCTGCCGGGGACGTCCCCGCTGCCCGGGCCGGCCAGGGGGAGGCGCATGGCAGGCACGCGGATGGCCGTGCGGCTTCCGCTGCCGGCAAACCGGCCAGTGCCGGCCCGGCGGCTGCGCCCGCACCGGCAGCCGTGCCGGCGGGCCAGCGCTACACGGCCTGGACCTTCGGCGAACTGCCCGAGCTGATGGAAATCCGCAAGGGCGGGCAGACGCTCATCGGCTTCCCGGCGCTCATCGATGGCGGCGATGCGGTGACCATCGAGGTGTTCGACGAACCCGGGGTGGCCGCAGCGCGCCACCGCGCGGGCTTGCGCCGGCTGTTCGCGCTGCAGATCAAGGATGCGCTCAAGTACCTGGAAAAGAACATCCCGGACATGCAGAAGATGGCGGTCGCCTACATGCCGCTGGGCACGCAGGAAGAGTTGCGCGCGCAGATCATCGACGTCGCGCTGGACCGCGCTTTCCTGGTCGACCCCCTGCCCACGACCGAGGCAGACTTCCAGCGCCGCGTGCAGGAAGGCCGGGGGCGGCTTACGCTGATCGCCAACGAGGTCGCGCGGCTGGCCGGTGCGATCCTGCTCGAATACGCCGCGGCGGCGCGCAAGATCAAGGATACGAAAGGTGCACCCGAGGCCACCCAGGACGCGCAGCAGCAACTGCAAAGGCTCATTCCGAAGAACTTCCTGGCGGTGGCGCCCTGGTCGCAGCTTGCGCACTTCCCTCGCTACCTGAAGGCCATCACCCTGCGCCTGGACAAGGTGCGCGCCGATCCTGCACGCGACGCCACGCGGCTCGCGGAACTGCGCCCCCAGGAGCAGCGCTACTGGCGGCTCGTGGCCGAGCGCAAGGGGCAGGTGGATGCGCGCATGCAGGAGTTCCGCTGGCTGCTGGAGGAACTGCGGGTGAGCTTCTTCGCCCAGGAACTCCGCACGCCGCAACCCGTGAGCGTGAAGCGCCTGGACAAGCTCTGGGCACAGATCAACAGCTGA
- a CDS encoding rhodanese-related sulfurtransferase: MPQILTAALYHFATLPDCEALRGPLQAECDRHGVRGLLLLAPEGVNGTIAGTAEGVQAVLAMLRAQPPLAGLRHKEAWGDRMPFYRMRVRVKREIVTLGVPGVDAARDAGTYVKPGNWNALIDDPEVVVIDVRNGYESAIGSFARAVRPETRSFTEFPAWVEAQTAPGGLLAGKPRVAMFCTGGIRCEKSTALLRMQGFGEVYHLEGGILQYLEDMPAEGSRWEGDCFVFDERVSVSHGLVPGTHRHLCRSCRMPLGPQDLASPDYLPGVRCPHCRGTRPAEEERALAERERQMALARQRGTEHLGARLPMPSRAGQASSSAAQDHGQDPAEAGTSLPVLYSFRRCPYAIRARMAIAASGQCCEWREVVLRDKPAALLAASPKGTVPVLVLPGGRVLEQSLDIMRWALAQRDPAGWLQVGEPDDVEALLASCDGPFKQALDRCKYPERHPEVPRGAAQSQARAWLEGLEDRLARGAFLCGSRAALADVALMPFVRQYAAIDRTAWDARPWPRLQAWLAAWESGALFEQVMHKAPAWHEGQPVQLFPPGPALAPDGSQASGD; the protein is encoded by the coding sequence ATGCCCCAGATCCTGACCGCTGCCCTCTACCACTTCGCGACGCTGCCCGACTGCGAGGCGTTGCGCGGGCCCCTGCAGGCCGAATGCGACCGCCATGGCGTGCGCGGCCTGCTGCTGCTGGCCCCGGAGGGGGTGAACGGCACCATTGCCGGTACGGCGGAGGGCGTGCAGGCGGTGCTGGCCATGCTCCGTGCCCAGCCGCCGCTGGCAGGCCTGCGGCACAAGGAAGCCTGGGGTGACCGCATGCCCTTCTACCGCATGCGCGTGCGGGTCAAGCGCGAGATCGTCACCCTGGGCGTTCCTGGCGTGGACGCGGCCCGCGATGCCGGCACCTATGTGAAGCCCGGGAACTGGAACGCGCTCATCGATGACCCCGAGGTGGTGGTGATCGACGTGCGCAACGGCTACGAGAGCGCCATCGGCAGCTTCGCGCGTGCGGTGCGGCCGGAGACGCGGAGCTTCACCGAGTTTCCCGCCTGGGTGGAGGCGCAGACCGCACCGGGCGGCCTCCTGGCCGGCAAGCCGCGCGTCGCGATGTTCTGCACCGGAGGCATCCGCTGCGAGAAATCCACGGCGCTGTTGCGCATGCAGGGGTTCGGCGAGGTCTATCACCTCGAAGGCGGGATCCTGCAGTACCTGGAAGACATGCCCGCCGAAGGCAGCCGCTGGGAAGGCGACTGCTTCGTCTTCGACGAACGGGTCTCCGTGTCCCACGGCCTCGTGCCCGGAACGCACCGGCACCTGTGCCGGTCCTGCCGCATGCCGCTCGGCCCGCAGGACCTGGCCTCGCCCGACTACCTGCCGGGCGTGCGGTGCCCGCACTGCCGCGGCACGCGGCCCGCCGAAGAAGAACGGGCGCTGGCCGAGCGGGAACGGCAGATGGCCCTGGCCCGGCAGCGCGGCACGGAGCACCTGGGCGCCCGCCTGCCCATGCCGTCCCGCGCTGGCCAGGCCAGCAGCTCCGCTGCGCAAGACCATGGCCAGGACCCGGCGGAAGCCGGCACATCGCTGCCGGTGCTCTACAGCTTCCGGAGATGCCCCTATGCGATCCGGGCACGCATGGCGATCGCTGCCAGCGGACAGTGCTGCGAATGGCGGGAAGTGGTGCTGCGCGACAAGCCGGCGGCGCTGCTGGCGGCGTCGCCCAAAGGCACGGTGCCCGTCCTGGTGCTGCCCGGGGGCCGGGTGCTGGAGCAGAGCCTGGACATCATGCGGTGGGCATTGGCGCAGCGTGACCCCGCGGGCTGGCTGCAGGTGGGCGAGCCGGACGACGTGGAAGCGCTGCTCGCCTCCTGCGACGGACCTTTCAAGCAGGCGCTGGACCGGTGCAAGTACCCCGAACGCCATCCGGAGGTACCACGCGGCGCGGCGCAGTCACAGGCCCGGGCATGGCTCGAAGGCCTGGAGGACAGGTTGGCCCGCGGCGCATTCCTGTGCGGAAGCCGCGCCGCGCTGGCCGATGTGGCGCTCATGCCCTTCGTGCGCCAGTACGCGGCCATCGACCGCACCGCCTGGGACGCCCGGCCCTGGCCCCGACTGCAGGCGTGGCTGGCGGCATGGGAAAGCGGGGCGCTCTTCGAACAGGTGATGCACAAGGCCCCGGCGTGGCACGAGGGGCAGCCCGTACAGCTCTTTCCGCCCGGCCCGGCACTGGCGCCTGACGGATCGCAAGCGTCCGGCGACTAG
- a CDS encoding LysR family transcriptional regulator — MHLPLNALRAFEVSARHLNLTRAAEELHVTQTAVSQHIRNLEERLGKPLFRRLPRGLALTDEGLALLPALADAFGRIERALAQCSDTRPREVLTVGAVGTFAVGWLLPRLQAFQQQCPFVDLRLLTNNNRVDLAGEGLDCAIRFGDGAWHGTESDRLLEAPLTPMCSPALAARLRVPADLAREPLLRSYRADEWAAWFGAAGVACPVVRGTVFDSSLALAEAAAQGAGAALLPARLFERELRQGRLVRPFGHEIALGAYWLTRLRSRAASPALTAFREWLLQACAVSGAPMEPSASPAVVP, encoded by the coding sequence ATGCACCTGCCGCTCAATGCCCTGCGAGCGTTCGAAGTCTCGGCGCGGCACCTGAATCTCACCCGCGCGGCGGAAGAGCTGCACGTGACGCAGACCGCGGTGAGCCAGCACATTCGCAATCTCGAAGAGCGTCTGGGCAAGCCGCTGTTCCGCAGGTTGCCGCGCGGGCTGGCGCTCACCGACGAAGGGCTGGCGCTGCTGCCGGCGCTGGCGGACGCGTTCGGCCGCATCGAGCGCGCGTTGGCGCAGTGCAGCGATACGCGCCCGCGCGAGGTGCTCACCGTAGGCGCCGTGGGCACCTTCGCCGTGGGGTGGCTGCTGCCGCGGCTGCAGGCGTTCCAGCAGCAGTGCCCGTTCGTCGATCTGCGCCTGCTTACCAACAACAACCGGGTGGACCTCGCGGGCGAAGGATTGGACTGTGCGATCCGTTTCGGCGACGGGGCCTGGCACGGCACCGAGTCGGACCGCCTGCTGGAAGCGCCCCTCACGCCCATGTGCTCGCCCGCACTCGCCGCCCGGCTGCGCGTCCCCGCGGACCTGGCGCGGGAACCGCTGCTGCGCTCCTACCGCGCCGATGAATGGGCCGCCTGGTTCGGTGCCGCGGGCGTGGCCTGCCCGGTGGTGCGGGGTACGGTGTTCGACTCGTCCCTGGCCCTGGCCGAAGCAGCGGCGCAGGGCGCGGGCGCGGCCCTGCTTCCCGCGCGCCTGTTCGAGCGCGAATTGCGACAGGGCCGGCTGGTGCGGCCGTTCGGCCACGAGATCGCGCTCGGGGCCTACTGGCTCACGCGGCTGCGGTCACGCGCTGCATCCCCCGCGCTCACGGCCTTCCGGGAATGGCTGCTGCAAGCCTGCGCCGTGAGCGGCGCGCCCATGGAGCCGTCGGCGTCTCCGGCCGTGGTGCCGTAG
- a CDS encoding sulfate/molybdate ABC transporter ATP-binding protein, which translates to MSIEIRNISKQFGDFQALRDVSLDIQSGELIALLGPSGCGKTTLLRIIAGLETPDTGSIHFSGEDTTDVHVRDRGVGFVFQHYALFRHMTVFENVAFGLRVKPRSERPSEAQIRQKVTDLLKLVQLDWLADRHPSQLSGGQRQRIALARALAVEPKVLLLDEPFGALDAKVRKELRRWLRRLHDELHVTSIFVTHDQEEALEVADRVVVINQGRIEQSGSPQEVWDQPASPFVYGFLGDVNLFHGRAHEGLVHVEGMAIDSPEHASAQNAAAFAYVRPHDLDVERYSPGQGVGADGRPRGIVAQLSRAIVVGPIARLELIPDTDHKSADNAEPEALIEAQIPAQQFRDAGFREGETLVVTPRRARVFLDHAAGI; encoded by the coding sequence ATGAGCATCGAAATCCGCAACATCAGCAAGCAGTTCGGCGACTTCCAGGCCCTGCGGGACGTGAGCCTGGACATCCAGTCCGGCGAGCTCATCGCGCTGCTCGGGCCGTCCGGCTGCGGCAAGACCACGCTGCTGCGCATCATCGCGGGGCTGGAGACACCCGACACCGGCAGCATCCACTTTTCCGGCGAAGACACGACCGACGTGCACGTGCGCGACCGGGGAGTGGGCTTCGTGTTCCAGCACTATGCGCTGTTCCGCCACATGACGGTGTTCGAGAACGTGGCGTTCGGCCTGCGCGTGAAGCCGCGCTCCGAGCGCCCGTCCGAGGCGCAGATCCGCCAGAAGGTGACGGACCTGCTCAAGCTCGTGCAGCTCGACTGGCTGGCCGATCGCCACCCCTCGCAGCTGTCCGGCGGGCAGCGCCAGCGCATCGCCCTGGCGCGGGCGCTCGCCGTGGAGCCCAAGGTGCTGCTGCTGGACGAACCCTTCGGCGCGCTGGACGCCAAGGTGCGCAAGGAACTGCGCCGCTGGCTGCGCCGGCTGCACGACGAACTGCACGTGACCTCGATCTTCGTCACGCACGACCAGGAAGAGGCGCTGGAGGTGGCGGACCGCGTGGTGGTGATCAACCAGGGGCGCATCGAGCAGAGCGGCTCCCCCCAGGAGGTCTGGGACCAGCCGGCGAGCCCCTTCGTCTATGGCTTCCTGGGCGACGTGAATCTGTTCCACGGCCGGGCGCACGAGGGCCTGGTGCACGTGGAGGGCATGGCCATCGATTCGCCCGAGCATGCCTCCGCCCAGAATGCCGCCGCCTTCGCCTATGTGCGCCCCCACGACCTGGACGTGGAGCGCTATTCGCCGGGGCAGGGCGTGGGCGCCGACGGCCGTCCCCGCGGCATCGTGGCGCAGCTGTCCCGCGCCATCGTGGTCGGCCCGATCGCGCGCCTGGAACTTATCCCGGATACCGATCACAAATCAGCGGACAATGCGGAGCCCGAAGCCCTGATCGAAGCGCAGATACCGGCGCAGCAGTTCCGGGATGCGGGTTTCAGGGAGGGTGAAACGCTGGTGGTGACGCCGCGCCGCGCCCGCGTTTTTCTGGACCACGCCGCGGGCATCTGA
- a CDS encoding disulfide bond formation protein B, whose protein sequence is MVSNWLDAAPRRVLALISAACIAMLAFGMYLQHVVGLEPCPMCIVQRYALIGVAVFTGLGSLRGGRGWWMTWGVLALLLSGFGAFVAARQSWLQWYPPEIATCGRDFYGMIENFPISRAIPMIFRGSGDCAAIDWTFLGGSIANWSFVCFVVMALVLLVMLVRAPRRSRGGFSAA, encoded by the coding sequence ATGGTTTCGAACTGGTTGGATGCCGCACCGCGCCGCGTGCTGGCCCTCATCTCCGCGGCCTGCATCGCGATGCTCGCCTTCGGCATGTACCTGCAGCACGTGGTCGGCCTCGAGCCGTGCCCCATGTGCATCGTGCAGCGCTACGCGCTCATCGGCGTGGCGGTGTTCACGGGCCTGGGCAGCCTGCGCGGTGGCCGTGGCTGGTGGATGACCTGGGGCGTGCTGGCGCTGCTGCTGTCCGGCTTCGGCGCCTTCGTGGCGGCGCGCCAGAGCTGGCTGCAGTGGTATCCGCCCGAGATCGCCACCTGCGGGCGCGACTTCTACGGGATGATCGAGAATTTTCCGATCAGCCGCGCCATTCCCATGATCTTCCGCGGCTCCGGCGATTGCGCGGCCATCGACTGGACCTTCCTGGGCGGCAGCATCGCCAACTGGTCCTTCGTCTGCTTCGTCGTGATGGCCCTGGTGCTCCTGGTGATGCTGGTCCGTGCGCCGCGCCGCAGCCGCGGCGGGTTTTCCGCGGCCTGA